In a genomic window of Anaeromicrobium sediminis:
- a CDS encoding S-layer homology domain-containing protein — protein sequence MECYMKKTVSHILTALLILISMTSTSFANTSSVDSISSASKKDTVKEVAKEVTKLEKTINEVTVEEKKKETAKVVAVEKIEEKKVGEKQVNTQNEIKEKDHWAYAMMSELKSKRIISGYSDGTLKPDKSVTRAEFITMIGEILRLQEKSENVFEDIDSSNWYVEAILKGKEAGIMNGYEVEGELLAKPNAYITREEASTMVVNAFKLIGDNDTKLSFEDSKEIAPYAQENINILLANKYVSGYEDNTFKPKKLLSRAEGMTILKNTMGELYNTKGTYKDNVIPSNLVINTEGVILENTTVKGNLYLTEGIGDGEVEINNSQITGKVYIEGGGLNSIYFSNSSVGEVVVAKKDGKVRVVLKDNTKVETIKMENNAKMEVSKNSNIKKLEVGKKVKEIQIKNEGKIDDFKVQGKEVKINDKKVTKEQKIYIRGNEIKKSEGKTDATSSASKKKPSGGGGGGGSSSNQTQPKEDFTENDMTLIGGAFKESSENDGSVGNTLKLVIKDGKDVKFASNIKTGTIDTITGASVVKDTPIPQGLKLEIKRINDKTLELKMIGKANNHGESSKTIKFILENNMFEGIKDSIAGTFAMLPIEFHNKTDGSEETPETPDPGTGDKETDDKYKIIDASKTDIMEIHNVLYAVVVLKKGNVDDYEFYLDGNLGDPLKVNTEGTILKLELNTKEVENLKVVNKSDNSEEVFSFINNSEPKINDNLLGNQLIMDELEFIEASTNDGSIKNTINLAIANDTKAIFSTKSNYGEIDTISGASALKDVPAGLKLKLNRIDDKNLNLEMIGNALSHGEENSKEIKLILLPELFENVIDSFEGLEKHIGIKFYNTTEEIIEDGKYKIIDPNKTKIMEIQNVMYAVVVIKEGTAENYKFYINGNEESIKKVNTEGTVVKIELGHTGEQELKVVKDETKEIFTLK from the coding sequence ATGGAGTGTTATATGAAAAAAACTGTAAGTCATATTCTTACAGCCCTACTAATACTCATATCTATGACTAGTACATCTTTTGCCAATACTAGCTCGGTGGACAGCATATCTAGTGCATCTAAAAAAGACACTGTAAAGGAAGTAGCAAAAGAAGTTACTAAATTAGAAAAAACAATTAATGAGGTTACTGTTGAAGAAAAGAAAAAGGAAACTGCCAAAGTGGTGGCAGTGGAAAAAATAGAGGAAAAAAAGGTAGGAGAAAAACAAGTAAATACACAAAATGAAATAAAGGAAAAAGATCATTGGGCCTATGCTATGATGAGTGAATTAAAATCAAAGAGAATAATAAGTGGATATTCAGATGGTACATTAAAGCCAGATAAATCAGTAACTAGAGCAGAATTCATAACTATGATAGGAGAAATACTAAGGCTTCAAGAAAAGAGTGAGAACGTATTTGAAGATATAGATTCTTCTAATTGGTATGTAGAAGCGATTCTAAAGGGGAAAGAAGCAGGAATTATGAATGGTTATGAAGTGGAAGGTGAATTATTAGCCAAACCTAATGCCTACATAACTAGGGAAGAAGCATCCACTATGGTGGTTAATGCTTTTAAATTAATTGGTGATAATGATACCAAATTAAGTTTTGAAGACTCTAAGGAAATTGCTCCTTATGCACAGGAGAATATAAATATATTATTGGCTAATAAATATGTAAGTGGATACGAAGATAATACATTTAAACCTAAAAAGCTTTTATCTAGAGCAGAAGGTATGACCATATTAAAGAATACTATGGGAGAACTATATAATACAAAGGGCACTTATAAAGATAATGTTATCCCATCTAACTTAGTCATAAACACTGAAGGAGTCATCTTGGAAAATACTACAGTTAAAGGTAACTTATACTTAACAGAAGGTATAGGAGATGGAGAAGTTGAAATAAACAACTCTCAAATAACTGGAAAAGTTTACATAGAAGGTGGAGGCCTTAATAGTATCTACTTTAGTAATTCATCAGTAGGTGAAGTGGTTGTTGCTAAAAAAGATGGTAAAGTACGCGTTGTATTAAAAGACAATACAAAAGTAGAAACTATAAAAATGGAAAATAACGCCAAAATGGAAGTGTCAAAAAACTCTAACATAAAGAAATTAGAGGTTGGAAAAAAAGTTAAAGAGATTCAGATAAAAAATGAAGGAAAGATAGATGATTTTAAAGTCCAAGGTAAGGAAGTAAAAATAAACGATAAAAAAGTTACGAAAGAGCAAAAAATATATATAAGAGGGAATGAAATTAAGAAAAGTGAAGGCAAGACAGATGCAACTAGTTCAGCATCAAAGAAAAAACCTTCAGGTGGTGGAGGTGGAGGTGGAAGTTCTTCAAACCAAACACAACCAAAGGAAGACTTTACAGAAAATGATATGACATTAATAGGGGGAGCATTTAAAGAGTCTAGTGAAAATGACGGAAGTGTGGGAAATACATTAAAGTTAGTAATCAAAGATGGAAAAGATGTAAAGTTTGCATCAAATATAAAGACTGGAACAATAGATACAATTACGGGAGCAAGTGTTGTTAAAGATACACCAATTCCACAGGGATTAAAATTAGAAATAAAGAGAATAAATGATAAAACATTAGAACTTAAAATGATTGGAAAAGCTAACAATCATGGAGAAAGTTCTAAGACAATTAAGTTTATACTTGAAAATAATATGTTTGAAGGGATAAAGGATAGCATCGCTGGGACCTTTGCCATGTTGCCAATTGAATTCCACAATAAAACGGATGGATCAGAAGAAACACCAGAAACACCAGACCCGGGAACCGGTGATAAAGAAACGGATGATAAATATAAAATTATAGATGCAAGTAAAACAGATATAATGGAAATCCATAATGTATTATATGCCGTTGTAGTGCTTAAAAAAGGAAATGTGGATGATTATGAGTTTTATTTAGACGGAAATCTTGGGGATCCATTGAAAGTCAATACAGAGGGAACTATTTTAAAATTAGAATTGAATACTAAAGAAGTTGAAAATTTAAAAGTGGTTAATAAAAGTGACAATTCAGAAGAGGTATTCAGTTTTATTAATAATTCAGAACCTAAGATTAATGATAATTTATTAGGAAATCAATTGATAATGGATGAACTTGAATTTATAGAGGCTTCAACTAATGATGGTAGTATAAAAAATACTATAAACTTAGCTATAGCTAATGATACAAAGGCCATATTCTCTACAAAATCAAATTATGGTGAAATAGATACTATAAGTGGGGCTAGTGCATTAAAAGATGTTCCAGCTGGATTAAAATTAAAGTTAAATAGGATAGATGATAAGAATCTAAACTTAGAGATGATTGGGAATGCCCTATCCCATGGAGAAGAGAATTCAAAAGAAATAAAATTAATACTTTTACCTGAACTCTTTGAAAATGTAATAGATTCATTTGAAGGTTTAGAAAAACATATAGGAATTAAATTTTATAATACTACAGAAGAAATTATAGAAGACGGTAAATATAAAATCATAGATCCAAATAAAACTAAAATAATGGAAATTCAAAATGTAATGTATGCAGTAGTGGTAATAAAGGAAGGAACTGCAGAAAATTATAAATTCTATATAAATGGAAATGAAGAAAGTATTAAAAAAGTCAATACAGAGGGAACTGTTGTGAAAATAGAATTAGGTCATACGGGAGAACAAGAATTAAAAGTAGTAAAAGATGAAACAAAAGAAATATTTACACTTAAATAG
- a CDS encoding ABC transporter ATP-binding protein, with amino-acid sequence MKNILEVKDLRTSFFTHVGEIKAIRGVSFSLKKGEAIGIVGESGSGKSVTSMSVMKLLQFPGKIVNGEILFRGENLVNTPEKKMQSIRGNEIAMIFQDPMTSLNPVYTIGDQIMESIIKHQKVDKKVAKEKAIEMLKLVGIPSPEERIDQYPHEFSGGMRQRAMIAIALSCEPELLIADEPTTALDVTIQAQILELMKKLKDEINTSIILITHDLGVVADVCSRIIVMYGGLVMEEGTTEEIFYNPKHPYTMGLLKSIPRMDLGENQRLIPIEGTPPDLLNPPKGCPFAARCPYTMKVCETEQPPYFTTETGQRSMCWLLHKDAPKIEVDTGVKRRG; translated from the coding sequence TTGAAAAATATATTAGAAGTTAAAGACTTAAGGACGTCGTTTTTTACCCATGTTGGAGAAATAAAAGCTATAAGAGGTGTGAGTTTTTCTTTAAAAAAAGGAGAAGCTATAGGTATAGTTGGTGAATCTGGAAGTGGAAAAAGTGTTACTTCCATGTCCGTAATGAAATTATTACAATTTCCAGGAAAAATAGTAAATGGAGAAATTTTATTTAGAGGTGAAAATCTAGTAAATACACCTGAAAAGAAAATGCAGTCCATTAGAGGTAATGAAATAGCCATGATCTTCCAAGATCCAATGACTTCATTAAATCCCGTTTATACTATTGGAGATCAAATAATGGAATCAATCATAAAGCATCAGAAGGTAGATAAAAAAGTAGCTAAAGAAAAGGCTATAGAAATGCTAAAGTTAGTAGGAATTCCTTCTCCAGAAGAGAGAATTGACCAATATCCCCATGAATTTAGTGGTGGGATGAGACAGCGTGCTATGATTGCAATAGCACTATCCTGTGAACCGGAACTTCTTATAGCAGATGAGCCTACTACAGCTTTAGATGTTACTATCCAAGCTCAAATATTAGAACTTATGAAAAAATTAAAAGATGAAATTAATACATCTATCATATTAATTACTCACGATTTAGGAGTAGTGGCAGATGTCTGTAGTAGAATAATTGTTATGTATGGTGGACTTGTAATGGAAGAAGGAACTACAGAGGAAATATTCTATAATCCTAAACATCCATATACAATGGGACTTTTAAAATCTATTCCTAGAATGGATTTAGGAGAAAATCAGAGATTAATTCCAATTGAAGGTACTCCACCGGATTTACTAAATCCTCCAAAGGGATGTCCATTTGCAGCTAGATGCCCTTACACTATGAAAGTCTGTGAAACAGAACAACCTCCTTATTTCACAACAGAAACTGGACAAAGATCTATGTGTTGGTTACTTCATAAGGATGCACCAAAAATAGAAGTAGATACTGGTGTAAAAAGGAGGGGGTAA
- a CDS encoding hemoblobin-interacting domain-containing protein: MLNKGLKKGLAMTIIATQVLSSGIYAYGAPSKIYGHKPLYMWDYHKTNYDKDGNIKYTPSITQFSTSNDEQEVDVRIPELNTHDTEYGKNVEISFDDSTPEAKQWQANIYRITKIDPYTGNPDLEADINFKIEDGKITLYSDSRPIDYNDSHDLKIYSTGYDEARISVHIVSEGLLTIHPDFHPIAGMDLLLELKDFNYRVTNPIHTVLLDGKVLKGDCEEYHVVSNLVRLENDALGKLTPGQHTVTVKATGYKDMEKTFIVEENDGSYVNPVTDHNNELSMPSGSTNTSKNTSVDVLTSASTSGGSGGDSGGSGGSIIMPADVVFDFDLISNAQILQKLDMGTEKSQRVLAVWNDTIKDAVAKEGEKRVLSYSGYTNAYEDAKVQGKYLSFDEYLNSPDAEDWNDRPYNVKYILEDGQFGEAQPYGDETLEVAPTVEVEESLLGNIVKLRFNDDQWKDRISNIKVGTTTLFKSEYSIQDNEIHITPNRFTREENEIIIEAYGYKNAKVNVFVEKASMNLDIDDETKNIGEHVNIVGVDEDYVENLKSVKLNGKYLLPITASTSGWEYKTQSDKIVLNEKLFKDNTQQTVIIESYGYDTEMVQFSLEGEAEIIDPVNDIVPENMNIAGEKTGEDVIITWSNDNPKWRSSITNIKVGPYWTANIDGSKYSVEEGKITIDGSVFSEGENIIEILAENYATKELRITLIKGDEVIDPTPEEPTLPEEPEGPKNPPTFDKTYMYYGQDLELGLDEWARKLGTISINGETLTKDVDYYEDISNGKLVIKYSAFKTTGNSDIVFISEGYNNLEAKLMIRTPMEVPAEVRLSTENTKRTGDEIKVDLSGVPASIDSYEVRDVYLNDEKLTKDDDYTSSTVSVNIKGKNFHNPGSYKIVLKAGGYEDKEFNVEVTGDPIENTNEPPTLTVDTDNNYFKEDIEITINETSGWINNIYEISINGEVLNGGDLDRVKKETDKITFYGTLFDEPGNYNIEIKSTGFKTTSINQEIKKRNPELTTNLENKTVNAEEFSFDVKFVDSVSMERIEAKVKFNGSPISPTNGVIGYKVNLNERENTIDIEATDEDGLRSSESYTITYEKVEELKDVPSGVSVKDSSELKPGDDIKIELGYSWETEYKDAMKNGSVIVDGQNFTDYEIKEITEGYSTYTAAVLKGSNFDDYGTYNITLKAPGYEDKDFEVVISKKKVPSDVLLVTSEININEDVKFELGDSWGETATYKEALEQEGNIKVDEKNVSNYDIIEEGSYFKDFFLIINGEYFDEPKEYSIELEVNGYETVTESVYAKN; this comes from the coding sequence ATGTTGAATAAAGGGTTAAAAAAAGGTTTAGCTATGACTATAATAGCTACTCAAGTCTTAAGTTCAGGCATATATGCTTATGGAGCACCAAGTAAAATTTATGGACATAAGCCACTATACATGTGGGACTATCATAAGACAAATTATGACAAAGATGGAAATATAAAATATACTCCTTCAATTACTCAATTTAGTACATCGAATGATGAACAAGAAGTAGATGTGAGAATACCAGAACTTAATACGCATGATACAGAGTATGGAAAGAATGTGGAAATATCCTTCGATGATTCTACGCCAGAGGCAAAACAATGGCAGGCCAATATATATAGAATAACTAAAATTGATCCCTATACAGGAAATCCAGATTTAGAAGCGGATATTAACTTTAAAATCGAAGATGGAAAGATTACATTGTATAGTGATTCAAGACCAATTGATTATAATGATAGTCATGATTTAAAGATTTATTCTACTGGATATGATGAAGCTAGAATAAGCGTACATATAGTATCTGAGGGACTTTTAACTATTCACCCAGATTTTCATCCTATAGCTGGAATGGATTTACTATTAGAATTAAAGGATTTTAATTATAGGGTAACAAATCCAATCCATACTGTCTTATTAGATGGTAAGGTTTTAAAGGGAGATTGTGAAGAGTATCATGTAGTATCTAACTTAGTGAGATTAGAAAATGATGCTTTAGGAAAGCTTACTCCAGGGCAACATACAGTCACAGTAAAGGCTACAGGATATAAGGATATGGAGAAAACTTTCATAGTAGAGGAGAATGACGGTTCATATGTAAATCCAGTTACGGATCATAATAATGAACTGAGTATGCCATCTGGATCAACTAATACATCTAAAAATACTAGTGTAGACGTATTAACAAGTGCATCTACAAGTGGTGGCTCTGGTGGTGATTCCGGTGGATCTGGAGGAAGTATAATAATGCCAGCAGATGTGGTATTTGATTTTGACCTAATATCTAATGCACAGATATTACAAAAGTTAGATATGGGTACAGAAAAATCCCAAAGGGTATTAGCTGTTTGGAATGACACTATAAAAGATGCAGTAGCTAAAGAGGGTGAAAAGAGGGTACTATCTTATAGTGGGTATACCAATGCCTATGAAGATGCAAAGGTACAAGGTAAGTATTTAAGTTTTGACGAATACTTAAATAGTCCAGATGCAGAAGACTGGAATGATAGACCATATAATGTGAAATACATACTAGAAGATGGACAGTTCGGAGAGGCACAGCCTTATGGAGATGAGACCCTTGAAGTTGCACCTACTGTAGAAGTGGAAGAATCCCTATTAGGAAATATAGTAAAATTAAGATTTAATGATGACCAGTGGAAAGATAGAATATCTAATATAAAAGTAGGTACTACTACTTTATTCAAAAGTGAATATTCTATACAAGACAATGAAATACACATAACCCCAAATAGGTTTACTAGGGAAGAGAATGAAATCATTATAGAGGCCTATGGGTATAAAAATGCTAAGGTTAATGTATTTGTAGAAAAGGCTTCTATGAATCTAGATATAGATGATGAAACTAAAAACATAGGGGAGCATGTAAATATAGTAGGCGTAGATGAAGACTATGTAGAAAACTTAAAATCAGTAAAATTAAACGGTAAGTATCTTCTACCTATTACAGCTTCAACTAGTGGTTGGGAATATAAAACTCAAAGTGATAAGATTGTATTAAATGAAAAGTTATTTAAGGATAATACTCAGCAGACTGTAATCATAGAAAGTTATGGATATGATACGGAAATGGTACAATTTAGTCTAGAAGGAGAAGCGGAAATTATAGATCCTGTCAATGATATAGTTCCTGAGAACATGAATATAGCAGGAGAAAAGACCGGGGAAGATGTTATTATTACTTGGAGTAATGATAATCCTAAGTGGAGAAGTAGCATAACTAACATAAAAGTAGGACCATATTGGACTGCAAATATAGATGGAAGTAAATATTCAGTAGAAGAAGGAAAAATAACTATAGATGGGTCTGTATTCTCAGAAGGAGAAAATATAATAGAAATTTTAGCAGAAAATTATGCTACAAAGGAACTAAGGATTACTTTAATTAAAGGTGACGAGGTTATTGATCCTACACCAGAAGAACCAACACTACCAGAAGAACCAGAAGGACCTAAGAATCCACCAACATTTGATAAAACATACATGTACTATGGCCAAGACTTAGAATTAGGGTTAGACGAGTGGGCTAGAAAATTAGGTACCATAAGCATAAATGGTGAGACTTTAACTAAAGATGTGGATTATTACGAAGATATATCTAATGGAAAACTTGTTATAAAATATAGTGCATTTAAAACTACTGGAAATTCAGATATTGTATTTATATCAGAAGGATATAATAATTTAGAAGCTAAATTAATGATAAGAACTCCTATGGAAGTGCCTGCTGAAGTAAGACTTAGCACTGAAAATACGAAGAGAACAGGAGACGAAATTAAAGTTGATTTATCTGGAGTACCTGCTAGTATAGATAGCTATGAAGTAAGAGATGTATATTTAAATGATGAGAAATTAACAAAGGATGACGATTATACAAGTAGTACTGTTAGTGTAAATATTAAGGGGAAAAACTTCCATAATCCTGGAAGCTATAAGATAGTTCTTAAAGCTGGTGGGTATGAGGATAAGGAATTTAATGTTGAAGTAACAGGTGACCCTATTGAAAATACAAATGAGCCTCCAACTCTAACCGTAGATACGGACAATAATTACTTTAAAGAAGACATAGAAATTACTATAAATGAGACTAGTGGATGGATAAATAATATATATGAAATAAGTATAAACGGAGAAGTATTAAACGGTGGAGATTTAGATAGAGTTAAAAAAGAAACGGATAAAATCACTTTCTATGGAACTTTATTCGATGAACCAGGAAATTATAATATTGAAATTAAATCTACTGGATTTAAAACTACATCAATAAATCAGGAAATTAAAAAAAGAAATCCTGAATTAACTACTAACCTAGAGAATAAGACAGTGAACGCAGAAGAATTTTCATTTGATGTGAAGTTTGTAGACTCTGTTTCAATGGAGAGAATAGAAGCTAAAGTTAAATTTAATGGCTCACCTATATCACCTACAAATGGAGTTATAGGGTATAAAGTAAATCTAAATGAACGTGAAAACACTATAGATATAGAGGCAACAGATGAAGATGGACTTAGATCAAGTGAATCATACACTATAACTTATGAAAAAGTAGAAGAGTTAAAGGATGTACCTTCAGGTGTAAGCGTAAAGGATTCATCAGAATTAAAGCCAGGAGATGATATTAAAATAGAGCTAGGATATAGCTGGGAGACAGAATATAAGGATGCTATGAAAAATGGTTCTGTAATAGTAGATGGTCAAAACTTTACAGATTATGAAATAAAAGAAATAACTGAAGGTTACTCAACTTATACTGCAGCAGTATTAAAGGGTTCTAACTTTGATGATTATGGCACTTACAATATTACTTTAAAGGCTCCAGGTTATGAAGATAAGGATTTTGAAGTGGTAATATCTAAGAAGAAAGTGCCTAGTGATGTATTATTAGTAACATCAGAAATTAATATAAATGAAGATGTTAAGTTTGAGTTAGGAGACTCTTGGGGAGAGACTGCAACATACAAGGAGGCTCTGGAACAAGAAGGAAACATTAAGGTAGATGAAA
- a CDS encoding ABC transporter ATP-binding protein, producing the protein MENKQVLLEVNNLKKYFEVKKGFFGGNIKHVKAVDDVSFKIYKGETLGLVGESGCGKSTTGRTLIRLYEPTDGEIKYDGKDIAEMSQKELMPYRKKIQMIFQDPYASLNTRMTVGDIIGEAIDIHNIATGKERLKIIHDLLERVGLSPGHAVRYPHEFSGGQRQRIGIARALAVDPEFIICDEPISALDVSIQAQVVNMLSDLQKELGLTYLFIAHDLSMVRHISDRVGVMYLGKLVEIGTSDDVYDNPKHPYTQALLSAIPVPDPDVIKETNRIVLEGDVPSPMNPPSGCRFRTRCQYAMEKCAEIEPKMIKVGEGHYAACHLLG; encoded by the coding sequence ATGGAAAATAAACAAGTACTATTAGAAGTAAATAATTTAAAGAAATATTTTGAAGTTAAGAAGGGCTTTTTTGGAGGAAATATAAAACATGTAAAGGCCGTAGATGATGTATCTTTTAAAATATATAAGGGTGAAACTTTAGGTCTAGTTGGTGAATCAGGATGTGGAAAATCTACTACAGGTAGAACTCTAATCAGATTATATGAACCAACTGATGGAGAAATTAAATATGACGGAAAAGATATTGCTGAAATGTCTCAAAAAGAGTTAATGCCTTATAGAAAAAAGATACAAATGATATTCCAAGATCCTTATGCATCATTAAACACTCGTATGACAGTAGGTGACATTATAGGAGAGGCTATTGACATACACAATATAGCTACAGGAAAAGAAAGATTAAAAATAATCCATGATCTTTTAGAGAGAGTTGGTTTATCTCCTGGACACGCTGTAAGATATCCTCATGAATTTAGTGGTGGTCAGCGTCAAAGGATAGGTATTGCAAGAGCACTTGCCGTAGATCCAGAATTTATAATCTGTGATGAACCAATATCGGCCCTAGATGTGTCTATTCAGGCTCAAGTTGTAAATATGTTATCTGATCTACAAAAGGAATTAGGTCTTACGTATTTATTCATAGCCCATGACCTTTCCATGGTTAGACACATATCTGACAGAGTTGGAGTAATGTATCTAGGTAAACTTGTGGAAATAGGAACTAGTGATGACGTATATGATAATCCTAAGCATCCATATACTCAAGCACTCCTTTCTGCCATACCTGTGCCAGATCCAGATGTAATTAAGGAAACTAATAGAATTGTTCTAGAGGGAGATGTGCCAAGCCCAATGAATCCTCCATCTGGATGTAGATTTAGAACGAGATGTCAATATGCAATGGAAAAATGTGCAGAAATTGAACCAAAGATGATAAAAGTTGGTGAAGGTCACTACGCCGCATGTCATCTGTTAGGATAA
- a CDS encoding peptide ABC transporter substrate-binding protein yields the protein MTKRILALAMILMLVFTTLIGCGGKDEVAEGEKVLKWNLNGEPKTIDPQQNSASDGGHVINNTFEGLMREVNGKLEPAIAESYEVSEDGKTYTFKIRDAKWSDGQAITAGDFEYAWKRALDPNLIPQPSEYAFQLFYVKGAQEAYEGKGSLDDVAITAVDDKTLQVELIAPTPYFLELTAFYTYMPVRKDMVDKDPAKWATNPETAVSNGPFVLSEYHLGDKIVLKKNENYWQADKVKIDKIEAFMIVDYSTNLAAYEAGDIHANEGGTPLQEIPRLLEDKNSGFVIKPTIGTYYYIFNVTKAPFDNPKVRRALTLAIDRKQITDNVSKGGELPANGFVPPGLLDAEGNEFRTVAGDYGIKDTADVEEAKKLLAEAGFPNGEGFPAAEVLYNTSEGHKAIGEAIQEMWRKNLGISVELRNQEWAVFQDTRHNGNFSIARAGWLGDYADPMTMLDLWLSYSGNNDAQWKSTEYDNLIEGSKLQTGQERFKMLYDAEKMMMDEMIVMPIYYYTKKILVKPEVTGWEVTPLGHFFFGFADIQE from the coding sequence ATGACTAAAAGAATACTTGCCTTAGCAATGATATTAATGCTTGTTTTTACTACATTAATAGGTTGTGGAGGAAAAGATGAAGTAGCAGAAGGTGAAAAAGTATTAAAGTGGAACTTAAATGGTGAGCCAAAAACTATTGATCCACAACAAAACAGTGCATCTGATGGTGGACACGTAATTAATAATACTTTTGAAGGATTAATGAGAGAAGTAAATGGTAAATTGGAACCTGCAATAGCTGAAAGCTATGAAGTTAGTGAAGATGGTAAAACTTATACATTTAAAATAAGAGACGCAAAATGGTCTGATGGACAAGCTATCACTGCAGGCGATTTTGAATATGCATGGAAGAGAGCATTAGATCCAAACTTAATTCCACAACCATCAGAATACGCTTTCCAACTATTCTATGTTAAAGGTGCTCAAGAAGCATATGAAGGTAAAGGAAGCTTAGATGATGTGGCAATTACAGCTGTAGATGATAAGACATTACAAGTTGAGTTAATAGCTCCAACGCCGTATTTCTTAGAGTTAACAGCATTCTATACTTATATGCCAGTTAGAAAAGATATGGTAGACAAGGACCCAGCTAAGTGGGCAACAAACCCAGAAACTGCTGTGTCAAATGGACCTTTTGTTTTAAGTGAGTACCACTTAGGAGATAAGATTGTATTAAAGAAGAATGAAAATTATTGGCAAGCTGATAAAGTTAAAATAGACAAAATTGAAGCATTTATGATAGTAGATTACTCTACTAACTTAGCAGCATATGAGGCAGGAGATATACATGCTAATGAAGGTGGAACACCTTTACAAGAAATTCCAAGACTTTTAGAAGATAAAAATTCAGGATTTGTAATTAAACCTACTATAGGAACTTATTACTATATATTCAATGTAACTAAAGCACCATTTGATAACCCAAAGGTAAGAAGAGCTTTAACATTGGCTATAGATAGAAAACAAATAACTGACAATGTATCTAAGGGAGGAGAACTTCCTGCAAATGGATTTGTACCGCCAGGATTATTAGATGCTGAAGGAAATGAGTTTAGAACTGTAGCAGGAGATTATGGAATTAAAGATACTGCTGACGTGGAAGAAGCTAAGAAGTTATTAGCAGAAGCAGGATTCCCGAACGGTGAAGGATTCCCAGCAGCAGAAGTATTATACAACACTTCTGAGGGACACAAAGCAATAGGTGAAGCTATTCAAGAAATGTGGAGAAAGAACCTAGGTATCAGTGTGGAATTAAGAAACCAAGAGTGGGCTGTATTCCAAGATACTAGACACAATGGTAACTTCTCTATAGCTAGAGCTGGATGGTTAGGAGACTATGCAGACCCTATGACTATGTTAGACTTATGGTTATCTTATTCAGGAAATAACGATGCACAATGGAAGAGCACAGAGTATGATAACTTAATTGAAGGTTCTAAGTTACAAACTGGACAAGAAAGATTTAAAATGTTATATGATGCAGAGAAGATGATGATGGATGAAATGATAGTAATGCCAATTTACTACTACACTAAGAAAATATTAGTTAAGCCTGAAGTTACAGGTTGGGAAGTAACTCCACTTGGACATTTCTTCTTTGGATTTGCTGATATACAAGAATAA